Genomic DNA from Methylocystis sp. MJC1:
CGATCCCCGCCGCAAAGGCTTTTCCAGAAAATTCGGCCAGTAGCGCTTGATCTCGTCCCAGAACCAGTGTTTGTCCGGCTCGTCGCCAAACCCGTCGGCGCGCGAGTCACGCCGCGCCAGAGGAGCGGCGAGGACGACGAGGCCGCTATGGCGCGCCATCAGACTCTCGACTGGGACCAACATTTCGCGCGCGGCCAACTCGGGCAAAACGATCTTCGCCTTGCCGTCCTTGACGCTGAGAAGCGCGGCCACGGAGCCGTCCTTCATCAGGAGAAGCAGGGGCAAAAAGCCCGAGACAATCGAGCTGATCTCCTTGCGCCGGACCTGAACGTCGAGATCCACGCGGGCGCCCGCGCGCCTGAGCAGATCTGGCGTAAGGCGCCCGCCGTCGAGCGGCAGACCCGCCGTTAATTCCGAGGCGCTTGTAGAGCTGGCAGAGCAGAAGCAGCCCTTTCAGCAAGGGGTCCTGCTCGGAGTCCGCAAACTTGATTGGCTGAACCTTCTCCGGCTCGGTCATTTCTGCGGCCCCTCTGCAGCAATGTCCAACAATTGCAGAAGCCTGCCGAGTGCGCTCGCCGCTGAATATTGCAAATCGGAGATCGCATAGCGCGCTTCAGCGCCGTTGCGTTCGATGCGATAGACGTCCCCCTGAACCGATGCGAGGTCGATGAGCGTGCGTTCTCCGAGCAAGAACTGATCTTCATAGAGTTTACGCAGGGCCTTGGCTTTGCGAAGCTGCGCCTCCAGAATGGTCGCCTGGCTGCGCAAGGTCGGCGCCTTGTCCTGAAACGCGCGGACATCCTCCACCGCCTTGCGAACGGCCGTCTCCGCCGCCCATTGCGCGCTGTCGGCTTGGAGGTGAGCCGCCTCGACACGCTTGAAATTGCTCAAGCCCACGAAGGTCGGCGCAACAAGCCGCAGCCCCACGCCTGCGTCGGTCGTACGCGTGTAGGGATACTGCGAATTGGCGTATGAATTGTGGCGATGACCTTCTTGCTCGCCACCGGGCGCGTCACAACTTCGGCGGCCATCTCGGACGGCGTGTCGTTCCCGACACTCGAACAGCTGTGTAAAATGACCGCCGCAAGAAGACAGGTAAAAAGGCGCCCACTCACTCCCGACGCTCGCAAAGCGAGCGATCGGGAATCCAAAGCAGAACACGCGATACCTTGGTTCCGGATTCCCGATCGGGCCTCTGGCCCGTCGGGAATGACGAAGCCGGATACAAGCTGTTCAAGCGGCGGTATAATACCATTTCCGTTTGAACAGCCCCGATGGGCGCTTGTCATTCCCGGCGGGCTGAAAGCCCAACCGGGAATCCAGAGCCACAAAAGCACTGGTTTTGCTCTGGATTCCCGATCGCTCGCTTTGCGAATGTCGGGAATGACACCGAACCAATCGAGCGGAACTCGTACAAATTGCCTTATGGAGCGCGGCGGCCCGACGTGCCGTTTCAAGCAAAATTCTCCAAGAAAAAACTTCACTGCACCGAATACAGCTCTACTCGCGCTGCATCCGCGTGCGCGGAGCATCGACGAAAGCATGTTCTCGCCCTACGGGATGTGAGGGGGCCCAAAACATGATCTCGGCCCCGCCTCTATTTCAGACGACCACAATCCCTTGCTGGATCCAGACGTCGCCGAATGTGTGCGAGGCGTCCAGCATGCTATTGTGATAGACCTCGAACGTCGCGGACCCCACCGTCTGCGTGCCCGTAGCGGACCAAATTCCTCCGCCATCGATGAGGTTCACAGTCGACCCTGGGCCACCCGCGATCTCCATATGTCCGAGCCTAGACGCTGCTTCGGGCTCGCTCAGGACATCGGAAAAACGGATGTCGAGTTCATTGCCGACGCCCAGGTCAAATTTCTCGAAGCCTTGCACCCTGTCGCCGTAGGCTCCGAGGTCCAGAACCAGACCAGACCCGTCCAGCGCCAATGTATCGATACCCTCGCCGCCATCGACGCGCGTGATGTTGAGACCGATGAGGTGGATCCCGTCATTGCCCTGCCCGCCATAGGCAACGTCGTGCAAAATGCTGGTTGCAGTCGTGCCGGTCGTGTCCGCGCCGATGCCGGTTATCGTATCGTTGCCCAGACCGCCGCTGATCTGGTCAACGCCATTCACGATGGCCGCCGCGCCGATCGTCGCGCCTCCCGCAACCAGCGTATCATTGCCGACTGTGAAAGATTGGGTGAGGTCGCTTGTCGAGCCCAGGAAGCTGTAGAATTCGCCCGCGCTGGTGTTGGCCCCCCAGGCGCCGATGGAAAAATCGCTTATGCCGTCGCCGTTCCAGTCACCGACAGCGGTGCTGACGCCCAGAAGGGCTCCGGCAGCCTGGCCATCAAGGCGCTCGGCCGCGCCGCTCAAGACCATCGATTCAAGGTCGCCGCCAGCAAGGCCTCCGACAGCGGAGCCGTAAACCAGATAGGCGCTGCCACGATCGGTCGCGCCCGCGTCGGTTCCTGGCGCGCCGATCAGGAAATCATCGACGCCGTCGCCATTGACGTCGCCGGCGCCGCGAATGTCGAAGCCGAGCCATCCATTCGTAGTGGTGGTCGACAGGCTGCTGTTGAGCGTGAAACCTGAAGTCCCGCTCGCCTCGGTCGCAATCGAACCCGACGCCCACCCCGACTGGCTGCCGTAGATCACGTAAACGCGCCCGGGCGCGAAACCATCGGTCGCGCTGTCGCCCCATTCGGGAGAGCCAACCGCGAAGTCGCCAATGCCGTCGCCATTGATATCGCCCAAAGCGGCGACAGTGTTGCCCTCGCCCGACAACCAGGCGTCGGCCGAGCCATTATTGCCGTGGTCCGTCTGTACGCCGCCAAGGTCTTCGCCAGCCTGGCCGCCGTTGAGACGAATGGCCTGTCCGGAGGAAAGCAGAGTGGTAATGTTCACGTCCGAGGCGAGGCCGCCCTGCTGGCCAAACACGAGATAGGCAGCGCCCGAGTCGACGCCATTTGCGTCGAGTTGCGGATCGGTGACGACGACATCCGAAATGCCGTCGCCATTAACATCGCCGACATTCTGCAACTTGCCGCCGAAGTGGCTCGCAGTCAGCTCGTTCGTCCCGATCATGGTCTGGGCGCCGGCCGCCAACTGAGTGTTCGTCACCGCGTCGTATAGACCGTTCTCGTTCCCGGTGAGATTAGTCCACACCGACGGCCCGCCGCCCGCGTGACCATAAAGAATATACGCCGCCCCCGCGCCAGCCGCACCGGCGGGAGAGGCCTCGGCCCCATAGCCCTTGGCGTCGCTCAATAGCAGATCGGCATAGCCGTCGCTGTTGAAGTCGACTCCGCCACCAGCAGAGCCGAACCAGTTGGAATAGGCGCCGTGGATCGCGAAGCCGTCGCTTGTCGCGTTTGTTTCCATCGAGCCGAGGCTGATCGTCCCCGTCGCCGCCGCGCGCCCCCAGATGACGAATGCGCCGTCGTTCAGGTTCGATGTCACCAGAAGATCGCTAAAGCGGTCGCCATTCAGGTCGCCGAGGCCCTCTACTTGCAGGCCCTGTATGTCGGCGTCTCCGAAAATGCCGCTTCCAGTGATATGCAGCGCCTTCGAAGCCGAAAAGCTGTCGACGTCGCTGGCCGACGGCAAACCATTTGCGGAGCCGTAAATGACATAGAGTTCGGATGCGCCCCCGACTGTCTCGCCATAGTGGTCGTGCGGCCCCGAAACCGCATAGTCTACATATCCATCGCCGTTGAAATCCCCCGCCGCGCTCGCCGCGAAGCCAAGACCGTCGTAAGACTGCGCCGAATTAGCGCCATTTGCCGTGGTAAACGCTTTGGTCGCGATCGTGAGCACGTTTCCGGATATGCTCGAGCTGTCGAGGTACCCCGCCGTCGAATTCCCCACCAGGTCGGTCATTTCCCCTTTCAGGTTGTATGTGTGATCCGGGAGAGACGGCAGCGTAAAATTCACGGCCGCTGACGAACCGGCAAACTCACCGCTGAAATTATAGTCGCTGACGAGCACCCGCTCGCCCGCGTCAATGACGTTGTTGTCATTCGCGTCGTCCCACAGGCTGAGGGTCGTTTGACCAGCCTCGATCGAGGTAGCGTCCGCCGCATTGACGCCGCCGACATACACCGCGACTGCCGGCGTCGAGAGGGCGGTTATGTTGTC
This window encodes:
- a CDS encoding TolC family protein; amino-acid sequence: MGLRLVAPTFVGLSNFKRVEAAHLQADSAQWAAETAVRKAVEDVRAFQDKAPTLRSQATILEAQLRKAKALRKLYEDQFLLGERTLIDLASVQGDVYRIERNGAEARYAISDLQYSAASALGRLLQLLDIAAEGPQK
- a CDS encoding Ig-like domain-containing protein, coding for MKLRTQVVHSGSHAAHTVILSGKKATLDAGHAARVALALQADKVAVYERQGDDLILVLTNGEWIRLNNFFKDDADGRPVLLLEKTDCADAKVEGADGRYIEVLFRDDRQGILQPILPEDSCGRVLDQTAPEEAGGLPDIGLLPLALLGAGGAAAGVAAAGGGGNGGGAYPLAWIPPATSPAPAAPSLNLSDANGRPEVAGTAAPGATVTVTWPDGSTSVTKADASGHYTAESLTVQPNGAVTAVGTSATGAASPSATAIYTDTTPPAAPTLAVADANHNGRPEATGTAEPGSTVTLTWPDGTTSPVTADATGQYTVEAPTVQPTGPVTAAATDINGNVGPAASTIFIDPPTLAVSDANANGLPEAAGVAGPGSTVTVTWPDGSTSTTTVDAAGQYAVEASTVQPSGLVTATATDLNETTTVIESFTDNVGTQQGNYASWDDDASPVLNGTLSAPLAPGEALRVYEGATLIGTATVSGTGWTLALSGLSEGTHSYTAVVADAAGNEGTPSASFAVAVDTTPPATTTLIESFTDNVGTQQGSYASGTATDDASPVLNGTLSAPLAPGEALRVYEGATLVGTANVSGTGWTLALSSLSEGTHSYTAVVADAAGNEGTTSSPFAVAVDTTAPSGTVLIDLASASDTSASSTDNITALSTPAVAVYVGGVNAADATSIEAGQTTLSLWDDANDNNVIDAGERVLVSDYNFSGEFAGSSAAVNFTLPSLPDHTYNLKGEMTDLVGNSTAGYLDSSSISGNVLTIATKAFTTANGANSAQSYDGLGFAASAAGDFNGDGYVDYAVSGPHDHYGETVGGASELYVIYGSANGLPSASDVDSFSASKALHITGSGIFGDADIQGLQVEGLGDLNGDRFSDLLVTSNLNDGAFVIWGRAAATGTISLGSMETNATSDGFAIHGAYSNWFGSAGGGVDFNSDGYADLLLSDAKGYGAEASPAGAAGAGAAYILYGHAGGGPSVWTNLTGNENGLYDAVTNTQLAAGAQTMIGTNELTASHFGGKLQNVGDVNGDGISDVVVTDPQLDANGVDSGAAYLVFGQQGGLASDVNITTLLSSGQAIRLNGGQAGEDLGGVQTDHGNNGSADAWLSGEGNTVAALGDINGDGIGDFAVGSPEWGDSATDGFAPGRVYVIYGSQSGWASGSIATEASGTSGFTLNSSLSTTTTNGWLGFDIRGAGDVNGDGVDDFLIGAPGTDAGATDRGSAYLVYGSAVGGLAGGDLESMVLSGAAERLDGQAAGALLGVSTAVGDWNGDGISDFSIGAWGANTSAGEFYSFLGSTSDLTQSFTVGNDTLVAGGATIGAAAIVNGVDQISGGLGNDTITGIGADTTGTTATSILHDVAYGGQGNDGIHLIGLNITRVDGGEGIDTLALDGSGLVLDLGAYGDRVQGFEKFDLGVGNELDIRFSDVLSEPEAASRLGHMEIAGGPGSTVNLIDGGGIWSATGTQTVGSATFEVYHNSMLDASHTFGDVWIQQGIVVV